The window GTCATGCGTCGCCTCTCTCGACTGACTCTTCTTCCGCTTCCTCGCGCGCCCGGAGCCGCTGGAGCCAATCGTCCAGCGTCTCGTTGAAGGCGCCGGGGCGCGAGATGTGCGAGCCGTGCCCGGTGCCGGAAATGGGGACATACTCGGCGTCGGGCAGCAACTCCGCGATCTCCAGTGCCCATTCCACCGGACAATACTCGTCGCGTGGGCCCTTCACCACGAGCGCGGGAACGGCGGTCTCCGCCAGGCCGGGCCGCAGGTCGATCTTCCTCAGGCGGGCGACGCGGGCGGTCGAGACGGAAGGGGGTACGGTGCGCGGCCCGGTGAAGAGTGTGTATTCGATCAGCGCTTCCCGGCCGGGCGAGTCGTCGAAGACCCAGACGCCGAGGCGGCTCCAGTATCGGGCAAAGCCGCGCGACACCTCCGTCGGCAGATAGCGGGTCGTGAACCTGGCGAGAAGGATGAGGGCGGCGCGATCGACGCCGACGTGCCCGTAGGAGAGGTGCGCCAGGGGGTTGCAGAGGACCATCCCGCGCAACCGTTCCGGAAAACGGCGGGCGAAGCGCATCGCAATGGCGCTGCCGAGGCTCACTCCGACGAGGACGAAACGCCCGACGCCGCGCGCGTCTACGAGTTCGGCCACATCATCGACCATGCGGTCGAAGTCGTCCCCCGCTGCGAACTGCCGGCGCAGATCCGCGCACACCACGCGCTGGCGGCGCGCGAAGCTCGGCAACTGATAGCGGAAGGTCTCCTTCGGCCCGTCCGCGCCGGGGATCCAGACGAGCGCATCGCCCGACCCCGCGTCGACGTACTCGACCCTCTCGCCGTCGGAGTACTCGATGACACCGCCGGGGAGCGCCTCGCCGGCGCCGTCCCGGATGGGCGGCCGCACCAGCGCCTGGTTGCGGCGCGTCATGGCCAGCCACCAGCCGACGCCCGCGACCCCGACCGCCGCGCCCAGCGCAAACCTGCCGGGCCCGCGCAGCCCGCTCACGGCCGTCCGCTCACTGCCAGCGCTCGACGCGCGCGAGCAGCGTCTCGGGCGTCAGCCCCTCCACGCCGAACTGCGGTGCGAGCTGCGCCGCATCCTCGCGCCGGCCGGCCGAGAGGACCTCGAGCAGGAACTTGCCCGCCGCGCCCTTGCGGTGCCAATCGGCCCCGAAGCGCTTGTTGAGCCGGTCGATAATGATGGAGCTGAGCATCCAGCCCCGCAGGCGCCGCGCGGCCTGGAACCCCCGACGATGGTCCGTGAGGTAGGTCCCCGGGTGGTGGGCGAACCCGGTCGCTTCGTT is drawn from Candidatus Palauibacter australiensis and contains these coding sequences:
- a CDS encoding alpha/beta hydrolase, yielding MSGLRGPGRFALGAAVGVAGVGWWLAMTRRNQALVRPPIRDGAGEALPGGVIEYSDGERVEYVDAGSGDALVWIPGADGPKETFRYQLPSFARRQRVVCADLRRQFAAGDDFDRMVDDVAELVDARGVGRFVLVGVSLGSAIAMRFARRFPERLRGMVLCNPLAHLSYGHVGVDRAALILLARFTTRYLPTEVSRGFARYWSRLGVWVFDDSPGREALIEYTLFTGPRTVPPSVSTARVARLRKIDLRPGLAETAVPALVVKGPRDEYCPVEWALEIAELLPDAEYVPISGTGHGSHISRPGAFNETLDDWLQRLRAREEAEEESVERGDA